A genomic stretch from Sphingobacterium sp. ML3W includes:
- a CDS encoding polysaccharide deacetylase family protein, with product MALLFTGHDLSEGTAVVLKSLRRHHVKGNFFLTGDYLRNARFKPYIRQMLKDGHLVSGHSDKHLLISDWGSRDKLQVSRDSFLRDLKANLIELALSEVDTSKLHYYIPSYEWYNSQTVAWAKEIGLSSINYTPGIRTAADYSYPEMGKRYLSSAAILEGLWSQEMKSGLNGFMVLIHMGTDERRKDKLYHHLDYIIKILKKKGYQIVDIPSLLN from the coding sequence GTGGCCTTACTTTTTACAGGGCATGATTTGTCAGAGGGAACAGCAGTGGTTTTGAAAAGTTTGAGGCGTCATCACGTGAAGGGGAATTTTTTCTTAACAGGAGATTATCTACGGAACGCAAGATTCAAGCCTTATATCCGGCAGATGTTGAAAGACGGACATTTGGTGTCGGGGCATTCAGATAAGCATCTTCTGATCAGCGATTGGGGGAGTCGGGATAAGTTGCAGGTCAGCCGGGATTCGTTCCTGCGGGATTTGAAGGCTAATCTGATTGAATTGGCACTTTCTGAGGTAGATACAAGTAAGCTACATTATTATATTCCTTCTTATGAATGGTATAATAGCCAGACGGTGGCATGGGCAAAAGAAATAGGGTTGTCTTCAATCAATTATACACCCGGAATAAGGACCGCTGCGGATTACAGCTATCCCGAAATGGGGAAACGTTATCTGTCTTCTGCAGCAATTTTGGAAGGCCTTTGGTCTCAAGAAATGAAATCCGGCCTGAATGGTTTTATGGTGTTGATCCATATGGGGACAGACGAAAGACGGAAAGATAAACTATATCATCATTTGGATTATATAATTAAGATATTAAAAAAGAAGGGGTATCAAATCGTGGATATTCCTAGTTTATTGAATTAA
- a CDS encoding PQQ-binding-like beta-propeller repeat protein, producing MKPKLKALIIALLCIINVSFAQSFKFAHVTDTHVGGATGEEDLQRTVKDLNTLKDIDFVILSGDITEFGADQELKLAKRILDSLQLPWYVIPGNHDGNWSENGANTFRTVFGGETFFFKHKGYEFIGTNSGPNMRMSPGQIPRENLVWMDSIFAANPDRQTPLIYINHYPQDSSLNNWFDALKRVKTRNVQLAFCGHGHANKAYDWEGIPGVMGRSNLRANKAVGGYNIVTIGDGKATYQERNPGIGTQEKPWLEVPLFDHRYDRETTTYPRPSYAVNEKYEGAVRVNWTFEDASDIGAGLTIYKNKVVTSNTAGDIFALDLKSGKKLWSFRTGGKVYSTPAVWKGIVVAGSSDHFIYAVNAENGKLLWKVQTDKAVLGSPLLHDGVAFIGGSDGKFRALDIKTGKLRWSFDQVKGFVSTLPTYYLGNIIFGSWGNGFYALDAKTGKLSWEWNNGHANRMFSAAACNPVGVNNRVFVVAPDRFMTALDAKNGTVVWREKKDTIRVRESMGLGVNKKQVYVKTMDGDLLGISSSGEKMDVIWKAKLKLPYELTPSAIKTNRKLVFVPSHSGLLSAVDAKTGDIMWQYKISNGMVNPVVVSVSNEVVASTMDGKIVSLRF from the coding sequence ATGAAACCGAAGCTTAAAGCCTTAATTATTGCATTATTGTGCATTATCAATGTGTCCTTTGCGCAGTCATTTAAATTTGCCCATGTCACGGATACACATGTCGGTGGTGCAACAGGGGAGGAAGATCTGCAACGTACTGTAAAGGATCTTAATACATTGAAAGACATCGATTTTGTTATACTCTCAGGAGATATTACTGAATTTGGGGCTGATCAGGAACTGAAATTGGCAAAGCGGATTTTGGATAGTCTGCAGTTGCCTTGGTATGTAATTCCGGGTAACCACGATGGAAACTGGTCTGAAAACGGAGCCAATACCTTTCGTACTGTTTTTGGTGGTGAGACTTTTTTCTTTAAACATAAGGGCTATGAATTTATTGGAACAAACTCTGGTCCGAATATGCGCATGAGCCCAGGGCAGATACCACGTGAAAATCTGGTGTGGATGGATTCTATCTTTGCTGCGAACCCTGACAGGCAAACACCATTAATTTATATTAACCATTATCCACAGGATTCCTCGCTGAACAATTGGTTTGATGCATTGAAGCGCGTTAAAACACGTAATGTTCAATTGGCTTTCTGTGGGCATGGACATGCTAACAAGGCCTATGACTGGGAAGGGATTCCGGGTGTGATGGGCCGATCCAACCTACGTGCAAATAAAGCTGTCGGTGGCTATAATATTGTAACCATTGGTGATGGAAAAGCGACTTATCAAGAGCGTAATCCAGGGATTGGTACACAAGAAAAACCTTGGTTAGAAGTACCTTTGTTTGACCATCGCTATGACCGCGAAACTACAACTTATCCACGGCCGAGTTATGCGGTCAATGAGAAGTATGAAGGTGCTGTCCGTGTGAACTGGACTTTTGAAGATGCAAGTGATATTGGTGCAGGGTTGACAATCTATAAAAACAAGGTTGTTACCTCTAATACCGCGGGTGATATCTTTGCCCTGGACCTTAAATCCGGCAAAAAACTGTGGTCTTTTCGGACCGGAGGGAAAGTGTACTCCACGCCAGCAGTTTGGAAGGGTATTGTTGTAGCCGGTTCTTCGGATCACTTTATATATGCTGTCAATGCGGAAAATGGAAAACTACTCTGGAAGGTACAGACAGATAAGGCAGTATTGGGTTCGCCGCTGCTGCATGATGGTGTCGCTTTTATCGGCGGTTCGGATGGTAAATTCAGAGCCTTGGATATAAAGACTGGTAAATTAAGATGGAGTTTTGATCAGGTCAAAGGGTTTGTATCGACTTTGCCAACGTATTATTTGGGCAATATCATCTTCGGTTCGTGGGGAAATGGATTTTATGCATTGGATGCCAAAACTGGAAAACTATCCTGGGAATGGAACAATGGCCACGCCAATCGGATGTTTTCGGCTGCCGCCTGCAATCCTGTTGGGGTAAATAATCGCGTATTTGTTGTTGCACCGGATCGGTTTATGACTGCATTAGACGCAAAGAATGGGACTGTGGTCTGGCGAGAAAAGAAAGACACCATACGTGTGCGGGAATCTATGGGATTGGGAGTAAATAAAAAACAGGTTTACGTGAAGACAATGGATGGCGATTTGCTGGGGATTTCTTCTTCAGGTGAGAAAATGGACGTAATTTGGAAAGCAAAACTAAAATTGCCTTATGAATTGACGCCTTCGGCGATAAAAACAAATCGTAAATTGGTGTTTGTGCCGAGTCATTCGGGTTTGCTTTCGGCTGTTGATGCAAAAACAGGCGATATAATGTGGCAATATAAAATTTCCAATGGCATGGTCAATCCTGTCGTGGTAAGCGTTAGTAATGAGGTGGTTGCAAGTACGATGGACGGTAAAATAGTTTCTTTGAGGTTTTAA
- a CDS encoding sodium:solute symporter, giving the protein MSPVILLSFIVIYFAVLLAVAHFTSKGSSDNSTFFVANRNSKWYMVAFGMIGTALSGVTFISVPGAVGASEFSYFQFVLGNAVGFIIIAYVLLPLYYRMNLTSIYTYLEERFGHTTYKTGAAIFLISRTIGSAFRLYLVAIVLQHFIFDAWNVPFAITVVICLVLIWLYTNKGGLKTIIVTDTLQTTFLVTAVILSIYFMAKGLDFGIVDTFEAVKESSYSKIFFWDDFVGSKANFWKQFLGGIFVTIAMTGLDQDLMQKNLSMGTIKEAQKNMITFTSVFVVINIFFLAVGALLYIYAAKNGIDVSQLATRDYLYPEIALNHLAIVPAIIFMMGLTAATFATTDSALTALTTSFCVDFLNFNKKENPNDPALIKQRNYVHFGFSIVMLLVILVFKLINDDSVVNAIFTAASYTYGPLLGLFVFGIFTKSAVRDKAVPYICVLSPTILYLLKTYVIEVYTPYVIGLDLIIINGFITFLMLLVSSPGKASEKALSHN; this is encoded by the coding sequence ATGTCACCAGTTATATTATTATCCTTTATTGTGATCTATTTTGCGGTTTTACTCGCAGTAGCACACTTCACCTCAAAAGGATCTTCCGACAACTCTACCTTCTTTGTCGCTAACCGAAATTCGAAATGGTATATGGTTGCCTTTGGGATGATCGGTACTGCGCTTTCCGGTGTAACTTTTATTTCTGTTCCCGGTGCTGTTGGCGCTTCAGAATTTAGCTATTTTCAATTTGTGCTAGGTAATGCTGTTGGCTTTATCATCATTGCTTATGTATTGCTGCCACTTTACTACCGGATGAATCTGACCTCCATCTATACTTATCTGGAGGAACGTTTTGGGCATACAACTTATAAAACCGGTGCTGCTATTTTTCTGATTTCGCGTACCATTGGTTCAGCCTTTCGTTTATATCTGGTTGCAATTGTCCTACAGCATTTTATTTTTGATGCCTGGAATGTGCCTTTCGCGATTACAGTAGTGATCTGTCTGGTGCTTATCTGGCTATATACCAATAAGGGTGGCTTAAAGACGATTATTGTCACAGATACCCTACAGACCACCTTTTTAGTGACTGCCGTTATTCTGTCGATCTATTTTATGGCTAAGGGATTGGACTTCGGGATCGTAGATACATTCGAAGCGGTTAAAGAAAGCAGCTATTCCAAAATCTTCTTCTGGGATGATTTTGTCGGCAGTAAAGCAAACTTTTGGAAGCAATTCTTGGGTGGAATTTTTGTGACTATTGCTATGACGGGACTTGATCAGGACCTGATGCAAAAGAATCTGTCTATGGGAACGATCAAAGAAGCACAAAAGAATATGATTACATTCACAAGTGTATTTGTGGTGATCAATATTTTCTTTTTAGCGGTGGGAGCCCTGTTGTATATCTATGCGGCAAAAAATGGTATTGATGTGTCACAACTGGCGACACGCGACTACCTCTATCCGGAGATTGCGTTGAACCACTTGGCTATTGTTCCGGCGATCATCTTTATGATGGGGCTTACTGCAGCGACATTTGCAACAACCGATAGTGCACTTACAGCATTGACAACTTCGTTCTGTGTGGATTTCCTGAACTTCAATAAAAAGGAAAATCCCAATGATCCCGCTCTCATCAAACAGCGTAATTATGTTCATTTTGGTTTTTCGATTGTGATGCTATTGGTGATACTCGTATTTAAGCTGATCAATGACGACTCGGTGGTGAATGCGATATTTACTGCGGCAAGCTACACCTATGGTCCATTGCTGGGATTGTTTGTTTTTGGAATCTTCACAAAATCTGCTGTTCGGGACAAAGCGGTGCCTTATATCTGTGTGCTTTCACCAACGATATTGTATTTACTGAAAACCTATGTGATTGAGGTGTATACGCCTTATGTTATCGGGCTGGACCTGATTATCATCAATGGTTTTATCACTTTCTTGATGCTTTTGGTCAGTTCCCCTGGCAAGGCGAGTGAAAAGGCGCTTTCGCATAACTAA
- a CDS encoding glycoside hydrolase family 9 protein: protein MIKECLNFLNLRQAFLLVFACFVCNFAEAQQNAWIRINQLGYTPAGKKVAVWGGKSIRQLRSFEVKDAKTGKSVYAHPVGKDYGVYGPFVQSFRFDFSALQDTGSFFIQVGEIKSPHFRIARDVYKGAADFVLRYMRQQRTLFNPFLKDSCHTHDGFTLYAGKVGVADSSHIDAGGGWHDASDYLQYATTSANATFHLLAAYRDFPKVFADQKQANGLDGKNGRADILDEAKWGLDWLLKMHPKANQMYNQIADDRDHASMRMPKEDPYYGRGFERPVYFIDGEPQQRGKFMNNTTGTSSTAGKLSSAFRLGSMLFGKDDKKYARLLSQKAETAYAYANIKPGVTQTVSVKSPYIYAEDNWVDDMQLAAAMGLSVTKKNKFAEEAMQYARQEKITPWMITDTAAHYQWYPFINLGHYELAKKIKGQDREEIVSYYRQGIEEVNKRAEQNAFLRGVPFIWCSNNLTASFAMQCLWYKELTGDNQFDELEQANFDWLFGANPWGTSMVYGLPSWGDTPIDPHSAFTYLGKHPIDGGLVDGPIMASTYRNLIGIKLNNPDSYADFQSDLAVYHDDYGDYSTNEPTMDGTASLIYLLAAKEGKALEEPVGKK from the coding sequence ATGATAAAAGAATGTCTAAACTTCTTAAATTTACGTCAAGCTTTTTTGCTTGTTTTTGCATGTTTTGTTTGTAACTTTGCGGAAGCACAGCAAAATGCTTGGATTCGAATAAACCAATTAGGCTATACACCGGCAGGTAAAAAAGTCGCGGTATGGGGCGGGAAATCAATCAGGCAGCTTCGTTCTTTTGAGGTTAAAGATGCAAAGACAGGTAAATCAGTGTATGCTCATCCCGTAGGGAAAGATTATGGTGTTTACGGCCCTTTTGTGCAGAGTTTTCGATTCGATTTCTCGGCTTTACAGGATACGGGAAGTTTTTTTATCCAGGTAGGAGAAATCAAATCTCCTCATTTTAGGATAGCCCGCGATGTCTATAAGGGTGCAGCGGACTTTGTATTGCGGTATATGCGTCAACAACGGACATTATTTAATCCCTTTTTAAAGGATAGTTGTCATACGCACGATGGGTTTACATTGTATGCCGGTAAAGTCGGTGTAGCCGATAGTTCACATATTGATGCTGGGGGAGGTTGGCATGATGCTTCTGATTATTTGCAATACGCGACTACGTCGGCAAATGCAACATTCCATCTGCTGGCGGCTTATCGGGACTTTCCGAAGGTGTTTGCTGACCAAAAGCAGGCAAATGGTCTGGATGGGAAGAACGGTCGTGCCGATATATTGGATGAAGCTAAATGGGGACTGGACTGGTTGCTGAAGATGCATCCAAAGGCGAATCAGATGTATAATCAGATTGCGGATGATCGGGATCATGCAAGTATGCGTATGCCCAAGGAGGATCCTTATTATGGTCGTGGATTTGAACGCCCGGTGTATTTTATAGATGGCGAGCCGCAACAAAGGGGCAAGTTTATGAATAACACTACCGGAACAAGTTCTACAGCAGGGAAATTGAGTAGCGCTTTCCGTTTGGGATCTATGCTTTTTGGGAAGGATGATAAAAAATATGCAAGGCTGTTGTCTCAGAAAGCAGAGACAGCTTATGCGTATGCAAATATAAAGCCTGGGGTGACACAGACGGTTTCGGTCAAATCGCCCTATATCTATGCCGAAGACAATTGGGTGGATGATATGCAGCTGGCAGCGGCAATGGGACTTTCGGTAACAAAGAAAAACAAGTTTGCCGAAGAGGCTATGCAGTATGCCAGACAAGAAAAAATAACACCCTGGATGATAACAGATACTGCTGCGCACTATCAGTGGTATCCTTTTATCAATCTGGGGCATTATGAATTGGCTAAAAAAATAAAAGGACAGGATCGCGAGGAGATTGTTTCATATTATAGACAAGGTATTGAAGAGGTCAATAAACGTGCGGAGCAAAATGCATTTTTAAGAGGGGTTCCTTTTATCTGGTGCAGCAACAATCTAACAGCTTCTTTCGCAATGCAATGCCTTTGGTATAAAGAGCTGACAGGAGATAATCAGTTTGATGAACTGGAGCAGGCAAATTTCGATTGGCTCTTTGGTGCTAATCCATGGGGTACAAGTATGGTCTATGGTCTTCCATCTTGGGGCGATACACCAATTGATCCACATTCTGCTTTTACTTATTTGGGTAAACACCCGATTGATGGCGGACTAGTAGATGGTCCAATAATGGCATCTACTTACCGTAACCTGATCGGTATTAAACTGAATAACCCTGATAGCTATGCGGACTTTCAGAGTGACCTGGCTGTTTACCATGATGATTATGGTGATTACAGTACCAATGAACCCACCATGGATGGAACAGCTTCATTGATCTACTTGCTAGCGGCTAAAGAAGGAAAGGCATTGGAGGAGCCTGTTGGAAAAAAGTAA
- the murQ gene encoding N-acetylmuramic acid 6-phosphate etherase, translating to MVNTTEKDSNYQDLDKMSVHELLTNINNEDKSVPLAVESSIPQIEALVKVTVEKMKAGGRTFYIGAGTSGRLGVLDASELPPTYGVPFEWIIGLIAGGDTAIRKAVEFAEDDLEQAWKDMEAYDIDENDVVIGIAASGTTPYVIGGLKTANEKGLITGCIVCNDGSPIAEIAQYPVEVIVGPEFVTGSTRMKSGTAQKLVLNMFSTAVMIQLGRVKGNKMVDMQLSNHKLVGRGVRIIMDQTGATEEDAAALLEQFGNVRQAIEAYQATH from the coding sequence ATGGTTAATACAACGGAGAAAGATTCGAATTATCAGGATTTGGACAAGATGTCTGTACATGAATTATTGACTAATATCAATAACGAGGATAAATCTGTGCCACTAGCTGTTGAAAGCTCTATTCCTCAGATCGAAGCATTGGTTAAGGTTACGGTAGAGAAAATGAAGGCGGGTGGTCGGACATTTTATATCGGAGCTGGTACAAGTGGTCGATTGGGAGTATTGGATGCGTCTGAATTGCCTCCGACTTATGGTGTGCCATTTGAGTGGATCATTGGGTTAATTGCTGGTGGGGATACGGCGATCCGTAAGGCTGTGGAATTTGCTGAGGATGATCTGGAGCAGGCCTGGAAGGATATGGAAGCTTATGATATTGATGAGAATGATGTCGTGATCGGTATTGCTGCTTCGGGTACTACGCCTTACGTCATTGGTGGCTTGAAGACTGCAAACGAAAAAGGACTGATAACAGGTTGTATCGTTTGTAATGACGGTTCTCCGATTGCTGAAATTGCACAATATCCTGTTGAGGTCATTGTAGGGCCAGAGTTTGTGACCGGGTCTACTCGTATGAAGTCTGGTACAGCACAGAAACTTGTATTAAATATGTTCAGTACAGCAGTAATGATTCAGCTGGGCCGTGTTAAAGGAAATAAAATGGTCGATATGCAGTTGTCAAACCATAAATTGGTTGGTAGGGGGGTACGCATTATTATGGATCAGACTGGGGCAACTGAAGAGGATGCAGCAGCTTTGTTGGAACAATTTGGCAATGTAAGGCAAGCGATTGAAGCCTATCAGGCAACACATTAA
- a CDS encoding RagB/SusD family nutrient uptake outer membrane protein, with the protein MKIKAKFLYILLGVSMGLTGCNSLLDRPALDKITDGQGLYWRDENDLRLFANGFYTQYFNGYNSSYTTDYTPVRGYTFSDDLTFSGQQTSFENSIPDSRYSVAEAGDWLSGYAGPTWNFSWVRKSNIFLDRLDNIAKPNLTPEQYNHWTAVARFFKGFEYARLVSVFGDVPYFEKEIPAADFDTQYKDRTNRGEVMDHVYDDFVFVLQNMRNDDGVNVLNKYVAASFISRLMLFEGSWQKYHGLDQAKAKKYLELAQSAAEIVMNSGKFSFGSDFKSLFSSQDLNSNKEVILYRKYDASVNVFHAIGSYQNGIEAQAAAPNLKLIKEFICVDAKPYASSTVENASDFSLVNLAKTRDPRFEASFDTDLNSKASTFVYGTKYVARNGYKIPSANPDYSKWNSNTNTSDAPVIRYAEVVLNWLEAKQILAEFFGGAAVGQSDIDKSINAIRSRPLDEIAVARGVKKTAALQLGAIANDPLRDGDVSPLMWEIRRERRMEFVFEYSRLMDLRRWKKLSYMDFSKNTDYFTGIWVDVAKQAPDFLKANYINVTKVRKVDGTIVTYNGSNAAEMVGFIVVQNASNRNAIMDKNYLAPVGQAQMVEYEQRGYKLTQTKGW; encoded by the coding sequence ATGAAAATAAAAGCAAAATTTTTATATATATTATTAGGGGTTTCCATGGGGTTGACAGGCTGTAACAGCTTGTTGGACCGCCCGGCTCTGGATAAAATTACAGACGGACAAGGTCTTTACTGGAGGGATGAAAATGATCTCAGGCTGTTTGCGAATGGATTTTATACGCAGTATTTCAATGGTTATAATAGTTCCTATACAACGGATTACACACCTGTTAGGGGGTATACCTTTTCTGATGATTTGACTTTTAGTGGTCAGCAGACTAGTTTTGAAAACTCTATTCCAGATTCGAGATATTCTGTTGCTGAAGCTGGAGATTGGTTGAGTGGTTATGCAGGGCCAACCTGGAATTTTTCCTGGGTACGTAAGTCTAATATTTTCTTGGACCGTCTAGATAATATCGCTAAGCCTAATTTAACACCAGAGCAGTACAATCATTGGACTGCCGTGGCTCGTTTTTTCAAAGGATTTGAATATGCGCGCTTGGTTTCTGTGTTTGGTGATGTGCCTTATTTTGAGAAAGAAATACCTGCGGCTGATTTCGATACTCAGTATAAAGATCGTACGAATCGTGGCGAAGTAATGGATCATGTGTATGATGACTTTGTATTTGTGCTACAAAATATGCGTAATGATGATGGGGTAAATGTCTTGAATAAATACGTGGCAGCTTCTTTTATTTCCCGTCTTATGTTATTTGAAGGATCTTGGCAAAAATACCACGGTTTGGATCAGGCTAAAGCAAAAAAATATTTGGAATTGGCGCAAAGTGCTGCTGAGATTGTGATGAATTCTGGTAAATTTTCTTTTGGTTCAGATTTTAAAAGCTTGTTTTCTTCGCAAGACTTGAATAGTAACAAGGAGGTTATTCTTTATCGTAAGTATGATGCTTCCGTCAATGTGTTTCACGCAATCGGTTCTTATCAAAATGGTATAGAGGCACAGGCGGCAGCTCCAAACTTGAAGCTGATCAAGGAGTTTATTTGTGTTGATGCCAAGCCATATGCTTCATCTACTGTGGAAAATGCCTCAGATTTTTCCCTTGTAAATTTAGCAAAAACGCGCGATCCTCGGTTTGAGGCTTCATTTGATACTGATCTAAACTCGAAGGCCTCTACTTTTGTTTATGGAACCAAGTATGTTGCGCGAAATGGGTATAAAATTCCAAGTGCAAATCCGGATTATTCAAAATGGAATTCCAATACAAATACTTCTGATGCTCCTGTTATCCGATATGCGGAAGTCGTGTTGAACTGGTTGGAGGCGAAGCAGATTTTGGCTGAATTCTTCGGAGGAGCTGCTGTTGGCCAATCGGATATAGATAAGTCAATTAATGCGATTCGTAGCAGACCTTTGGATGAAATAGCAGTAGCAAGAGGAGTGAAGAAAACGGCAGCGCTTCAATTAGGGGCCATTGCGAATGATCCTTTGCGTGATGGAGATGTATCACCCTTGATGTGGGAGATTCGTCGTGAACGTCGCATGGAGTTTGTTTTTGAGTATTCACGTTTAATGGATCTTAGAAGATGGAAGAAGTTGAGTTATATGGATTTTTCTAAAAATACCGACTACTTTACGGGTATCTGGGTTGATGTGGCAAAACAAGCCCCAGATTTTTTGAAGGCAAATTATATTAATGTTACCAAAGTTAGAAAGGTGGATGGTACTATTGTAACGTACAATGGGTCAAATGCTGCTGAAATGGTTGGTTTTATTGTTGTACAAAATGCTTCAAACAGAAATGCGATTATGGATAAGAATTATCTGGCTCCTGTCGGCCAGGCGCAAATGGTCGAATATGAGCAGCGCGGTTATAAACTGACCCAAACAAAGGGCTGGTAA